Proteins encoded together in one Shewanella oneidensis MR-1 window:
- the metK gene encoding methionine adenosyltransferase has translation MAKHLFTSESVSEGHPDKIADQISDAVLDAILAQDPKARVACETYVKTGMVLVGGEVTTSAWVDIEELTRKTVREIGYIHSDMGFDADSCAVLNAIGKQSPDINQGVDRADPKEQGAGDQGLMFGYASNETDILMPAPITYAHALVKRQSEVRKNGTLPWLRPDAKSQVTFAYEDNKIVGIDAIVLSTQHSPDIAQADLIEGVMETIIKPVLPAQWLNKDTKYFINPTGRFVIGGPMGDCGLTGRKIIVDTYGGMARHGGGAFSGKDPSKVDRSAAYAARYVAKNIVAAGLADRCEIQVSYAIGVAEPTSISVETFGTGKVSEEVLIKLVRQHFDLRPYGLTEMLNLARPIYQATAAYGHFGRSEFPWEATDKAEALRADAAL, from the coding sequence ATGGCAAAGCACTTGTTTACTTCTGAGTCGGTCTCAGAAGGTCATCCCGATAAAATTGCAGATCAGATTTCTGATGCTGTGCTAGACGCGATTCTGGCTCAAGATCCTAAAGCACGCGTTGCGTGCGAAACGTATGTCAAAACTGGCATGGTATTAGTAGGTGGCGAAGTGACCACCTCTGCCTGGGTTGATATTGAAGAGCTGACCCGTAAAACGGTTCGTGAAATTGGTTATATCCATTCAGATATGGGCTTTGATGCCGATTCTTGCGCAGTATTAAACGCTATTGGTAAACAGTCTCCAGACATCAACCAAGGTGTTGACCGCGCCGATCCAAAAGAACAAGGTGCCGGCGACCAAGGTTTAATGTTTGGTTATGCCAGCAACGAAACTGACATTCTGATGCCAGCGCCTATCACTTATGCCCACGCATTAGTGAAGCGCCAATCAGAAGTGCGTAAAAACGGCACCCTACCATGGTTACGCCCAGATGCGAAAAGCCAAGTTACCTTCGCCTACGAAGACAACAAGATTGTTGGTATCGATGCGATCGTATTGTCTACCCAGCACAGCCCTGATATCGCTCAAGCGGATTTGATTGAAGGCGTGATGGAAACCATCATCAAGCCAGTTCTGCCAGCACAATGGCTGAACAAGGATACTAAATACTTCATCAACCCAACTGGCCGTTTCGTTATCGGTGGTCCAATGGGTGACTGTGGTTTAACCGGTCGTAAGATCATCGTAGACACCTACGGTGGTATGGCGCGTCACGGTGGTGGAGCTTTCTCGGGTAAAGACCCATCTAAAGTTGACCGTAGTGCTGCTTACGCTGCGCGTTATGTGGCGAAAAACATCGTTGCTGCTGGCTTAGCTGATCGCTGTGAGATCCAAGTATCTTATGCTATTGGTGTGGCTGAACCGACTTCTATCAGTGTTGAGACTTTCGGTACCGGTAAAGTATCTGAAGAAGTCTTAATCAAGCTAGTACGTCAACACTTCGACCTACGCCCATATGGCCTAACTGAAATGTTGAACTTAGCGCGTCCAATTTACCAAGCGACCGCCGCTTATGGTCACTTTGGCCGTAGTGAATTCCCATGGGAAGCAACCGATAAAGCCGAAGCACTACGCGCTGATGCAGCTCTGTAA
- the tkt gene encoding transketolase, with protein MSSRKVLANAIRALSMDAVQKANSGHPGAPMGMADIAEVLWNDFLKHNPNNPKWVDRDRFILSNGHGSMLIYSLLHLTGYDLPMDELKQFRQLHSKTPGHPEYGYTPGVETTTGPLGAGISNAVGMAIAEKTLAAQFNREGHEIVDHYTYCFLGDGCLMEGISHEACSLAGTLGLGKLIAFWDDNGISIDGHVEGWFTDDTPKRFESYGWHVIANVDGHDSDAIRAAIEAAKAVTDKPTMICCKTIIGFGSPNKSGSHDCHGAPLGDAEIAAAREFLGWPHAPFEIPADVYAGWDAKDAGAAREAAWNDKFAAYAAAYPELAAEYERRVLKGELPADFEAKAQAFIQECQAKGEGIASRKASQNAIAAFGAILPELLGGSADLAGSNLTLWAGSKGIQDDPAGNYVYYGVREFGMSGIMNGVSLHGGFINYGATFMMFMEYARNAVRMSALMGIQNIFVYTHDSIGQGEDGQLTNPFEQLANLRMTPNMAVWRPCDAAETAVAWKAAIERRHAPTSLIFSRQNLKAQARTAEQLANVAKGAYVLQDCAATPEYILIATGSEVQLAMEAAATLTEQGKQVRVVSMPSNTEFDKQDAAYKESVLPKAVTKRIAIEAAHTDFWYKYVGFEGTVVGMTTFGESAPGNVLLKHFGFTVENVLNAAKSLG; from the coding sequence ATGTCTTCCCGTAAAGTACTCGCCAACGCAATCCGTGCGTTAAGTATGGATGCAGTTCAAAAAGCAAACTCAGGCCACCCTGGCGCCCCAATGGGCATGGCAGATATTGCTGAAGTGCTGTGGAATGATTTCCTTAAGCACAACCCGAACAATCCGAAATGGGTAGATAGAGATCGCTTTATCCTCTCTAACGGTCACGGCTCTATGCTGATCTACTCTTTATTACACCTCACTGGCTACGATCTGCCAATGGATGAACTGAAGCAATTCCGTCAGTTACATTCTAAAACCCCAGGTCACCCAGAATATGGTTACACCCCAGGTGTTGAAACCACAACGGGTCCATTAGGTGCGGGGATCAGCAACGCTGTGGGTATGGCGATTGCAGAAAAAACCTTAGCGGCACAGTTTAACCGTGAAGGTCACGAGATTGTTGACCACTACACTTACTGCTTCCTCGGCGATGGTTGCTTGATGGAAGGTATTTCCCACGAAGCTTGTTCTCTGGCAGGTACCTTAGGCTTAGGCAAACTGATCGCATTTTGGGATGACAACGGCATCTCTATCGACGGCCATGTTGAAGGCTGGTTTACTGATGACACGCCAAAACGTTTCGAATCATATGGCTGGCACGTAATTGCTAACGTCGATGGTCACGACAGCGATGCGATTCGCGCGGCTATTGAAGCGGCAAAAGCCGTGACCGACAAACCAACCATGATCTGCTGCAAAACCATTATCGGTTTTGGTTCGCCAAACAAATCTGGCAGCCACGATTGCCACGGCGCACCATTAGGTGATGCGGAAATCGCCGCTGCCCGTGAATTCTTAGGCTGGCCACATGCGCCATTCGAAATCCCTGCCGACGTATACGCAGGTTGGGATGCCAAAGACGCGGGAGCTGCCCGTGAAGCCGCATGGAACGACAAGTTTGCCGCTTATGCTGCTGCTTACCCAGAATTAGCTGCTGAATACGAGCGTCGCGTTCTGAAAGGTGAATTACCAGCCGATTTCGAAGCTAAAGCCCAAGCCTTTATCCAAGAATGCCAAGCCAAAGGCGAAGGTATTGCGAGCCGTAAAGCGTCACAAAACGCGATTGCAGCTTTCGGTGCGATTCTACCTGAACTGTTAGGCGGCAGTGCTGACTTAGCAGGTTCTAACCTGACCTTGTGGGCAGGTTCTAAAGGGATTCAAGATGATCCAGCGGGTAACTACGTGTACTACGGTGTGCGTGAGTTTGGTATGAGTGGCATCATGAACGGTGTGTCTCTGCACGGTGGTTTCATCAACTACGGCGCGACTTTCATGATGTTTATGGAATACGCACGTAACGCTGTACGTATGTCTGCACTGATGGGTATTCAAAACATCTTCGTTTACACCCATGACTCTATCGGTCAAGGTGAAGACGGCCAACTCACCAACCCGTTTGAGCAATTAGCTAACTTGCGTATGACGCCAAACATGGCGGTATGGCGCCCCTGTGATGCGGCAGAAACCGCAGTTGCGTGGAAAGCAGCAATTGAACGTCGTCATGCTCCTACATCACTGATCTTCAGCCGTCAAAACCTGAAGGCTCAAGCACGTACTGCTGAGCAATTAGCCAATGTGGCAAAAGGCGCTTACGTACTGCAAGATTGTGCAGCTACGCCTGAGTACATCCTGATCGCTACCGGTAGCGAAGTACAATTAGCGATGGAAGCAGCTGCGACTCTGACTGAACAAGGCAAGCAAGTGCGTGTGGTTTCTATGCCATCAAACACTGAGTTTGATAAGCAAGATGCAGCGTACAAAGAATCTGTACTGCCAAAAGCCGTGACTAAGCGTATCGCTATTGAAGCGGCCCATACTGACTTCTGGTACAAGTATGTTGGTTTCGAAGGCACGGTTGTGGGCATGACCACCTTCGGTGAGTCTGCGCCAGGCAACGTGCTACTGAAGCACTTCGGTTTCACCGTTGAAAATGTGCTGAACGCTGCAAAATCACTAGGCTAA
- the epd gene encoding erythrose-4-phosphate dehydrogenase produces the protein MIRVAINGYGRIGRSILRALYESGKRQQIQIVAINELAKPEAIIHLTQYDTTHGRFQPRVKLVDGQMQIGDDTIKIFHEPDPAKLPWRELDIDIVYEATGAILDRQSCEAHIHAGAKQVLISHPSSADVDGTIVYGVNHDLLRAEHTVVSNASCTTNCIVPVIDVLDKHFGVKSGAITTIHSAMNDQQVIDAYHDDLRRTRAAGQSIIPVDTKLARGIERILPHMKDKFEAISVRVPTINVTAIDLSVTLDKTVDIATVNQVLELAANGRFNGILGYTDEPLVSCDFNHDPRSSIVDGTQTRVSAGQLVKLLLWCDNEWGFANRMLDTSLAMIAAKQS, from the coding sequence ATGATCCGAGTCGCAATCAATGGTTATGGTCGTATTGGCCGCTCAATCCTTCGCGCTTTATATGAGTCAGGAAAACGCCAGCAAATCCAAATTGTCGCAATCAATGAGTTGGCTAAGCCTGAAGCCATTATTCATCTGACCCAGTACGATACTACCCACGGGCGGTTTCAGCCCAGAGTCAAATTAGTCGATGGGCAGATGCAGATCGGCGACGATACCATCAAGATTTTTCACGAGCCGGATCCGGCAAAACTTCCTTGGCGTGAGCTGGATATTGATATCGTTTATGAAGCCACTGGCGCCATTTTAGATCGCCAAAGCTGCGAAGCACATATCCACGCGGGTGCCAAACAAGTCTTAATTAGTCATCCTTCATCGGCCGATGTCGACGGCACTATCGTTTACGGTGTGAACCACGATCTATTGCGCGCCGAGCATACCGTGGTCTCTAATGCCTCATGTACCACCAACTGTATCGTGCCTGTGATTGATGTACTCGATAAACACTTTGGCGTGAAAAGTGGCGCGATTACCACCATCCATTCAGCGATGAACGATCAGCAAGTGATTGATGCCTATCATGATGACTTACGCCGCACCCGAGCGGCTGGGCAGTCGATTATTCCCGTTGATACTAAACTTGCCCGCGGTATTGAGCGGATTTTGCCGCACATGAAGGACAAATTTGAGGCGATTTCGGTGCGTGTTCCCACGATCAACGTAACAGCTATCGATCTTTCGGTAACATTAGATAAAACAGTGGATATTGCGACCGTCAATCAAGTGTTAGAATTGGCCGCCAATGGACGATTTAACGGCATCTTAGGCTATACTGACGAGCCGCTGGTATCCTGTGATTTTAACCATGATCCGCGCTCCAGTATTGTCGATGGCACCCAGACTCGAGTCAGCGCTGGGCAGTTAGTCAAATTGCTGCTGTGGTGCGATAACGAGTGGGGCTTTGCCAATCGCATGTTAGATACCAGTTTGGCGATGATTGCAGCTAAACAAAGCTGA
- a CDS encoding phosphoglycerate kinase has product MAIINMSDLDLQGKRVLIREDLNVPVSNGVVTSDARLRASLPTIELALAKGAAVMVMSHLGRPTEGEYNSEFSMQPVVDYLAKALSCPVRLATDYLDGVEVAVGEVVVFENVRFNKGEKKNDEALSKKMAALCDVYVMDAFGTAHRAEASTNGVGLYAPIACAGPLLAQELDALGKALDNPARPLVAIVGGSKVSTKLTVLESLSGIVDQLVVGGGIANTFIAAAGHNVGKSLYEADLIDEAKRLVANAQSRGGDIPVPTDVVVAGEFSPTAAATLKAVSDVGDSDMIFDIGPDSAEALAKIIESAGTIVWNGPVGVFEFDQFGEGTKRIAHAIADSKAFSIAGGGDTLAAVDKYGIADKVSYISTGGGAFLEFLEGKELPAVAMLKKRGA; this is encoded by the coding sequence ATGGCAATTATCAATATGTCAGATTTAGATCTCCAAGGTAAGCGAGTGCTTATTCGTGAAGATCTCAATGTGCCTGTCAGCAATGGCGTCGTCACCAGTGATGCGCGCCTTAGAGCCTCTCTCCCCACTATCGAGTTAGCCCTTGCCAAAGGCGCGGCGGTAATGGTGATGTCTCACTTGGGTCGTCCAACCGAAGGTGAGTACAACAGCGAATTTTCCATGCAACCTGTGGTCGATTACTTGGCCAAAGCCCTGTCTTGTCCTGTGCGCTTAGCGACCGACTACTTAGACGGCGTTGAAGTGGCTGTAGGTGAAGTGGTGGTGTTTGAAAACGTTCGCTTCAATAAAGGCGAGAAGAAAAACGACGAAGCGTTATCTAAGAAGATGGCAGCGTTATGTGATGTGTATGTGATGGATGCTTTCGGCACGGCTCACCGCGCAGAAGCCTCAACGAATGGCGTTGGTTTATACGCGCCAATTGCTTGTGCTGGTCCATTACTGGCGCAAGAGTTAGATGCTTTAGGTAAGGCGTTAGATAATCCAGCGCGTCCATTAGTGGCAATCGTTGGTGGCTCTAAAGTGTCGACTAAGCTCACCGTATTAGAAAGCTTATCAGGCATTGTGGATCAATTAGTGGTTGGTGGTGGTATCGCTAACACCTTTATCGCTGCGGCGGGCCACAACGTGGGTAAATCCTTATACGAAGCGGATTTAATTGATGAAGCTAAGCGCTTAGTGGCGAACGCGCAAAGCCGCGGTGGCGATATTCCCGTACCTACCGATGTGGTTGTGGCGGGTGAGTTTAGCCCAACGGCAGCTGCTACCTTAAAAGCAGTGAGTGATGTTGGCGATAGCGATATGATTTTCGACATCGGCCCCGACAGTGCCGAAGCGTTAGCGAAAATCATTGAGTCTGCTGGCACTATCGTATGGAACGGCCCAGTTGGTGTGTTCGAGTTTGACCAATTCGGTGAAGGCACTAAGCGCATCGCTCACGCGATTGCGGATTCCAAAGCCTTCTCTATCGCTGGCGGTGGTGACACCTTGGCGGCGGTCGATAAATACGGTATCGCCGATAAAGTTTCTTATATCTCTACGGGCGGTGGCGCTTTCCTCGAGTTCCTCGAAGGTAAAGAGTTACCTGCTGTAGCTATGCTAAAAAAACGTGGTGCTTAA
- the fba gene encoding class II fructose-bisphosphate aldolase (catalyzes the reversible aldol condensation of dihydroxyacetonephosphate and glyceraldehyde 3-phosphate in the Calvin cycle, glycolysis, and/or gluconeogenesis) translates to MALISLRQLLDHAAEHGYGVPAFNVNNLEQMRAIMQAAEATDSPVIVQASAGARKYARPQFLKYLMTAALEQYPDIPVCIHQDHGTDPDICQRSIQLGMSSVMMDGSLMADGKTPASYEYNVDVTRRTVAFAHACGVSVEGEIGCLGSLETGTAGEEDGVGAEGVLSHDQLLTSPEEAARFVADTHVDALAIAIGTSHGAYKFSRKPTGDVLRIDRIKEIHARIPNTHLVMHGSSSVPQEWLKIINQYGGQIPETYGVPLEEIVEGIKHGVRKVNIDTDLRLASTGAVRKYLAEHPSEFDPRKFLKASMEAMADICTVRYEAFGCAGQASKIKPLSLQAMYKAYQSGALDPKINL, encoded by the coding sequence ATGGCGTTAATTTCCCTACGACAACTACTCGATCACGCGGCAGAACATGGATACGGTGTGCCAGCGTTCAACGTAAATAACCTTGAGCAAATGCGCGCCATCATGCAGGCCGCAGAAGCCACTGATAGCCCTGTTATCGTGCAAGCCTCTGCGGGTGCGCGTAAATATGCCCGTCCTCAGTTCTTAAAATACCTGATGACCGCAGCGCTTGAGCAGTATCCCGATATCCCAGTCTGTATTCACCAAGACCACGGTACTGACCCTGATATCTGTCAGCGTTCAATTCAACTTGGTATGTCCTCAGTGATGATGGACGGATCATTAATGGCCGATGGTAAAACCCCTGCGTCTTACGAGTACAACGTTGATGTCACTCGTAGAACCGTTGCATTCGCCCACGCCTGTGGTGTGTCTGTAGAGGGTGAAATCGGTTGTTTAGGTAGCTTAGAAACCGGTACTGCCGGTGAAGAAGACGGTGTGGGCGCAGAAGGCGTATTAAGCCACGACCAACTGCTGACCAGCCCAGAAGAAGCCGCCCGCTTTGTTGCCGATACCCATGTTGACGCGCTGGCGATTGCGATTGGTACCAGCCACGGTGCATACAAGTTCAGTCGTAAACCGACGGGTGATGTACTGCGTATCGACCGTATCAAAGAAATCCATGCCCGCATTCCTAACACTCATTTAGTGATGCATGGTTCATCTTCAGTGCCACAAGAATGGCTTAAGATCATCAACCAATACGGTGGTCAAATTCCTGAAACTTACGGCGTGCCATTAGAAGAAATCGTTGAAGGTATCAAACACGGCGTGCGTAAAGTGAACATCGATACCGACCTGCGTTTAGCCTCTACCGGCGCGGTACGTAAATACTTGGCAGAACACCCAAGCGAGTTCGACCCACGTAAGTTCCTGAAAGCCTCTATGGAAGCGATGGCAGACATCTGTACTGTTCGTTACGAAGCCTTCGGTTGTGCGGGTCAGGCTTCTAAGATTAAGCCTTTGTCTTTACAAGCAATGTACAAAGCTTACCAATCAGGTGCCTTAGATCCTAAGATCAATCTGTAA
- a CDS encoding DUF481 domain-containing protein: MKKVLTAALLMTAPFMANAGADFVKGDKTFAGEAELGATLTTGNTDTSSYKGRLNFKHELGDWENQYLLEGLYKEDTGAVTAKRYLAGAQGNYKMNDRSYWFANANYEVDPFTGYDYTLSGATGYGHRLLDTSKTFLDVEIGPGYIYQRLDSEQALLEGTDSNDSVVAHGVINFETEITETSKFQQRFVADYGEKLDARSETSLTANIIGALAMKFAIIVRYNSEPLDDKKSTDTETNMTLLYSF; this comes from the coding sequence ATGAAGAAAGTACTGACCGCGGCACTATTGATGACGGCGCCATTTATGGCGAATGCGGGAGCTGATTTTGTTAAAGGTGATAAGACATTTGCAGGCGAAGCCGAGCTAGGTGCTACCTTAACCACAGGCAATACTGACACCTCATCTTACAAAGGTCGCTTAAACTTCAAACACGAATTAGGTGACTGGGAAAACCAATATCTTTTAGAAGGTTTATATAAAGAAGATACGGGTGCTGTGACCGCTAAGCGTTATTTAGCCGGTGCGCAGGGCAACTATAAGATGAATGACCGCAGTTATTGGTTTGCCAATGCTAATTACGAAGTTGATCCCTTTACCGGTTATGACTACACCCTATCGGGTGCAACGGGTTATGGTCATAGACTCTTGGACACCAGCAAGACTTTCTTAGATGTTGAAATCGGTCCCGGTTATATCTATCAACGCCTTGATTCAGAACAGGCCCTGCTAGAAGGCACTGATTCCAATGACAGCGTTGTTGCCCACGGCGTGATTAACTTCGAAACTGAAATTACTGAAACCTCGAAATTCCAGCAACGTTTTGTGGCCGACTATGGTGAAAAATTAGACGCGCGCTCGGAAACTTCACTCACAGCCAATATTATTGGTGCCTTGGCGATGAAGTTTGCCATTATCGTACGTTATAACAGTGAGCCACTGGACGATAAAAAGAGCACCGATACCGAAACGAATATGACTTTGCTCTACTCGTTCTAA